From Acidimicrobiales bacterium, one genomic window encodes:
- a CDS encoding DNA-directed RNA polymerase subunit beta encodes MTTRAAHRERYSFGNLPEVLELPDLIAVQRESFKWLLDEGLAQTFRDISPIKDFTETLQLELEFDPDDEDLRPPPKFTVEECKEKDMTYSAPIFVRARFMNANTGEIKEQTVFMGDFPMMTDKGTFIINGTERVVVSQLVRSPGVIFQPGERFRLRNLSKHQLVTGTVHPYRGEWIEFDVEQKPGKDVTAGARVARKRRISLFTLLRALGYDEENEPGFLDRFVEYFDFLEGQWEKDKEIAPTQEEALLEIYKRARPGEPPTVESARAYFRNAFFEPRRYDLSRVGRYKLNRKLGPELDFLEKQFKLKLDRPDSDQSVLAQAEMLAATTYLLNLAKGEPGYRLDDQDHFANRRIRSVGELIQNQVRIGLSRMERVVRERMTTQDVEAITPQTLINIRPVVAAIKEFFGTSQLSQFMDQVNPLSGLTQRRRLSALGPGGLSRERAGFEVRDVHFSHYGRMCPIETPEGPNIGLIGGLASFARVNPFGFIETPYRVVKKGVVTDEIVYLTADEEEDYVVAQANAPIDDKGNFLADRVLVRRSPQAASLHDLRLQLEQEVFFGATTEISSVPPEEVQMMDVSPKQIISVATALIPFLEHDDANRALMGANMQRQAVPLIRAEAPYIGTGIEGRCATDAADMVLAEDDGTVVELDGDHIVMDYKKLGQKTIRLKRFERSNQDSCISQKPRVAEGDKVKAGQLLADGPSTDNGELALGKNLLVAFMPWEGYNFEDAIILSERLVKDDVLTSVHIHEHEIDARDTKLGPEEITRDIPNLSEEILADLDERGIIRVGAEVGPGDVLVGKVTPKGETELTPEERLLRAIFGEKAREVRDTSLKVPHGETGKVIDVKVFNRDDAHELPPGVNQLVRVYVAQKRKISVGDKLAGRHGNKGVISKILPIEDMPFNADGQQVDIILNPLGVPSRMNVGQVLEAHLGYCARWGWNIDGEQVGDTPVRGTETKTRPTTKPATFVATPVFDGAKWDEYELAGDKPVIVDILKNLNPESKDGETRLIGVNGKQTLYNGRTGEPYDNDIMTGYVYILKLAHLVDDKIHARSTGPYSMITQQPLGGKAQFGGQRFGEMEVWALEAYGAAYCLQELLTIKSDDVLGRVKVYEAIVKGENIPEPGIPESFKVLIKEMQALCINVEVLSKDGQEIEMRELDEETFRTVEELGIDLQRPERGSDEEDAARAAARAARG; translated from the coding sequence GTGACCACACGCGCCGCACACCGCGAACGCTATTCGTTCGGAAATCTCCCCGAGGTTCTCGAACTCCCCGACCTCATCGCTGTTCAGCGTGAGTCCTTCAAGTGGCTGCTCGACGAGGGTCTCGCACAGACCTTCCGCGACATCAGCCCGATCAAGGACTTCACCGAAACGCTGCAACTCGAACTCGAGTTCGACCCCGACGACGAGGACCTGCGCCCGCCGCCGAAGTTCACGGTGGAGGAGTGCAAGGAAAAGGACATGACCTACAGCGCGCCGATCTTCGTGCGCGCCCGCTTCATGAACGCCAACACCGGCGAGATCAAGGAGCAGACGGTCTTCATGGGTGACTTCCCCATGATGACCGACAAGGGAACCTTCATCATCAACGGCACCGAGCGTGTCGTGGTCTCCCAGCTCGTGCGTTCGCCCGGCGTCATCTTCCAGCCGGGTGAGCGGTTCCGTCTCCGCAACCTGAGCAAGCACCAGCTCGTCACCGGCACGGTGCACCCGTACCGCGGCGAATGGATCGAGTTCGATGTCGAGCAAAAGCCCGGCAAGGACGTCACCGCGGGTGCCCGTGTCGCCCGCAAGCGGCGCATCTCGCTGTTCACCCTGCTGCGTGCTCTCGGCTACGACGAGGAGAACGAGCCCGGGTTCCTCGACCGTTTCGTCGAGTACTTCGACTTCCTCGAGGGCCAGTGGGAAAAGGACAAGGAGATCGCCCCGACGCAGGAAGAGGCGCTCCTCGAGATCTACAAGCGGGCCCGTCCGGGCGAACCGCCGACCGTCGAGTCGGCCCGCGCCTACTTCCGCAACGCCTTCTTCGAGCCGCGTCGCTACGACCTGAGCCGCGTCGGTCGGTACAAGCTCAACCGCAAGCTCGGTCCCGAGCTCGACTTCCTCGAGAAGCAGTTCAAGCTCAAGCTCGATCGTCCCGACTCCGACCAGTCGGTGCTGGCGCAGGCCGAGATGCTCGCCGCCACGACCTATCTGCTCAACCTCGCCAAGGGCGAGCCGGGCTATCGCCTCGACGACCAGGACCACTTCGCCAATCGCCGCATCCGCAGCGTCGGCGAGCTGATCCAGAACCAGGTCCGCATCGGCCTCTCCCGCATGGAACGGGTCGTGCGCGAGCGCATGACCACGCAGGACGTCGAGGCCATCACCCCGCAGACCCTCATCAACATCCGTCCGGTCGTCGCGGCGATCAAGGAGTTCTTCGGAACCTCCCAGCTCTCGCAGTTCATGGACCAGGTCAACCCGCTCTCGGGCCTCACCCAGCGTCGCCGCCTGTCGGCGCTCGGCCCGGGTGGTCTGTCCCGTGAGCGTGCCGGCTTCGAAGTGCGAGACGTGCACTTCTCTCACTACGGCCGCATGTGCCCGATCGAGACCCCCGAAGGTCCCAACATCGGTCTGATCGGCGGTCTGGCCTCGTTCGCCCGGGTCAACCCGTTCGGCTTCATCGAGACGCCCTACCGCGTGGTCAAGAAGGGTGTGGTCACCGACGAGATCGTCTACCTGACCGCCGACGAGGAAGAGGACTATGTCGTCGCCCAGGCCAACGCGCCGATCGACGACAAGGGCAACTTCCTGGCCGACCGTGTGCTCGTGCGGCGTTCGCCCCAGGCCGCGTCGTTGCACGACCTGCGGCTCCAGCTGGAACAGGAAGTCTTCTTCGGCGCCACCACCGAGATCTCCTCGGTGCCGCCGGAGGAAGTCCAGATGATGGACGTCTCGCCGAAGCAGATCATCTCGGTCGCCACCGCGCTGATCCCCTTCCTAGAGCACGACGACGCCAACCGCGCCCTCATGGGCGCCAACATGCAGCGCCAGGCGGTGCCGCTGATCCGGGCCGAGGCGCCCTACATCGGCACCGGCATCGAGGGTCGCTGCGCGACCGATGCCGCCGACATGGTGCTGGCCGAGGACGACGGCACCGTCGTCGAACTCGACGGCGACCACATCGTCATGGACTACAAGAAGCTGGGCCAGAAGACGATCCGTCTGAAGCGCTTCGAGCGGTCCAACCAGGACTCCTGCATCTCGCAAAAGCCCCGTGTCGCCGAGGGCGACAAGGTCAAGGCCGGTCAACTCCTCGCTGACGGTCCTTCGACCGACAACGGCGAACTCGCCCTCGGCAAGAACCTCCTCGTGGCCTTCATGCCATGGGAGGGCTACAACTTCGAGGACGCCATCATCCTCTCGGAGCGCCTGGTGAAGGACGACGTGCTCACGTCGGTCCACATCCACGAGCACGAGATCGATGCCCGCGACACCAAGCTCGGCCCCGAGGAGATCACCCGGGACATCCCGAACCTCAGCGAGGAGATCCTCGCCGACCTCGACGAGCGCGGCATCATCCGCGTCGGCGCCGAGGTCGGTCCGGGCGACGTCCTCGTCGGCAAGGTCACCCCCAAGGGCGAGACCGAGCTCACCCCCGAAGAGCGCCTCCTGCGTGCCATCTTCGGCGAGAAGGCCCGTGAGGTGCGCGACACCTCGCTGAAGGTCCCGCACGGCGAGACCGGCAAGGTCATCGACGTCAAGGTCTTCAATCGCGACGACGCCCACGAGCTGCCCCCCGGGGTCAACCAGCTCGTGCGGGTCTACGTCGCCCAGAAGCGCAAGATCAGCGTGGGCGACAAGCTCGCCGGCCGCCACGGCAACAAGGGTGTCATCTCCAAGATCCTCCCGATCGAGGACATGCCGTTCAACGCCGACGGTCAGCAGGTCGACATCATCCTCAACCCACTCGGCGTGCCGTCTCGTATGAACGTCGGCCAGGTGCTCGAAGCGCACCTCGGCTATTGCGCCCGCTGGGGTTGGAACATCGACGGCGAACAGGTCGGCGACACACCCGTTCGCGGTACCGAGACCAAGACGCGTCCGACCACCAAGCCCGCCACGTTCGTGGCGACGCCGGTGTTCGACGGTGCGAAGTGGGACGAGTACGAGCTCGCCGGCGACAAGCCGGTGATCGTCGACATCCTGAAGAACCTGAATCCCGAGTCCAAGGACGGCGAGACCCGCCTGATCGGTGTCAACGGCAAGCAGACCCTCTACAACGGTCGCACCGGCGAGCCTTACGACAACGACATCATGACGGGCTACGTCTACATCCTGAAGCTGGCCCACCTGGTCGACGACAAGATCCACGCCCGTTCGACCGGCCCGTACTCGATGATCACCCAGCAGCCGCTCGGTGGTAAGGCCCAGTTCGGTGGTCAGCGGTTCGGCGAGATGGAAGTGTGGGCTCTCGAGGCCTACGGCGCGGCGTACTGCCTGCAGGAGCTGCTCACCATCAAGTCCGACGACGTGCTCGGCCGGGTGAAGGTCTACGAGGCCATCGTCAAGGGCGAGAACATTCCCGAGCCCGGCATTCCCGAGTCCTTCAAGGTGCTCATCAAGGAAATGCAGGCGTTGTGCATCAACGTCGAGGTGCTCTCCAAGGACGGTCAGGAGATCGAGATGCGAGAACTCGACGAAGAGACCTTCCGCACGGTCGAGGAGCTGGGGATCGATCTCCAGCGACCCGAACGTGGATCCGACGAAGAAGACGCCGCCCGCGCCGCCGCCCGTGCGGCTCGTGGCTGA
- a CDS encoding DNA-directed RNA polymerase subunit beta' has translation MLDVNDFSNLKIGLATADSIRMWSNGEVKKPETINYRTLKPEKDGLFCEKIFGPTKDWECACGKYKRVRFKGIICERCGVEVTRSKVRRERMGHIELAAPAVHIWYLRGTRSWLAYLLMGTEPKEELKAKQLEKVIYFAANLVVSVDEERRDADLVSLEAEVIGEREAIDKDMELDLARRAEDLEKELAELEKDGAKDTELKAARRQADKDLAEIREQFEFEKEILDRAWDEFKSLFGRQIIEDEMLWRELQDRWGDYFVGGMGADAIARLVETLDFDEEEVKLRAQIDPPEGEKGLSAQRKQKAIKRLKIVAAFNRRDEHGRRINDPRAMILDVVPVIPPELRPMVQLDGGRFATSDLNDLYRRVINRNNRLKRLLDLGAPEIIVNNEKRMLQEAVDALFDNGRRGRPVTGPGNRPLKSLSDMLKGKQGRFRQNLLGKRVDYSGRSVIVVGPTLKFHQCGLPKIMALELFKPFVMKRLVDAELAQNIKSAKRMVERRRPQVWDVLEDVIKEHPVMLNRAPTLHRLGIQAFEPVLVEGKAINLHPLVCTAFNADFDGDQMAVHLPLSAEAQAEARVLMLSANNVLSPANGRPLVTPTQDMIIGAFYLTDIVEDAKGAGRVFRDVRELEAAYERGDVAIHAPIQFRTPDLLISPANGEAAQYEPTTVGRVFFNQTLPEAYPYVNEKVGKKQMGAIVDTLARGYPKQEVAMSLDAIKDTCFKFAMRSGLTVSIDDVATPTEKAEILDRHEKMADKIEQQFRRGIITDGERRQMEVEVWSEATEEVTNRMKDGLESQQFNPVNMMVESGARGNMMQVRQIAGMRGLVANPRGDMIPRPIKSNFREGLKMLEYFIATPGARKGLVDTALRTADSGYLTRRLVDVAQELIINDEDPFERSGPVGGIWIEDVMPDTPNKRTHLETKLFGRVLADDVELADGSVIEKGTMVGDDELETLRDDEKVTRVRVLSPLTDDSAFGISPKSYGMSLATGGKIELGEAVGVIAAQSIGEPGTQLTMRTFHTGGVAGAQDIAGGLPRVVELFEARTPKGKATLARTSGVVRVGDDDGRGREVLIIADDGEEDAYTIPSGARLEVTDGQELKAGDAIVEGARDPKELLEIKGVRETQKYLVDEVQKVYRDQGVSIHDKHIELIVRQMTKRILINEPGDTDFLPGYQIDKKVFADTNRRVVEEGGKPAEGRPQLMGITKASLATESWLSAASFQETTRVLTEAAIESKTDSLQGLKENIIIGKLIPAGTGMTEYRNIKTTAPDYEPMDYYSSDSDEQDVAEWLAGRSDAGADVITLPGATT, from the coding sequence ATGCTCGACGTCAATGATTTCTCCAACCTGAAGATCGGTCTCGCCACTGCGGATTCCATCCGCATGTGGTCGAACGGCGAGGTCAAGAAGCCGGAGACCATCAACTACCGCACGCTCAAGCCCGAGAAGGACGGACTCTTCTGCGAGAAGATCTTCGGTCCGACGAAGGACTGGGAGTGCGCCTGTGGCAAGTACAAGCGCGTCCGTTTCAAGGGCATCATCTGCGAGCGTTGTGGCGTCGAGGTCACCCGCTCGAAGGTTCGGCGTGAGCGCATGGGCCACATCGAGCTCGCCGCGCCGGCCGTGCACATCTGGTACCTGCGCGGCACCCGCTCGTGGCTGGCCTACCTCCTCATGGGCACCGAGCCCAAGGAGGAGCTCAAGGCCAAGCAGCTCGAGAAGGTCATCTACTTCGCCGCCAACCTCGTCGTCTCCGTCGACGAGGAGCGTCGCGACGCCGACCTCGTGTCGCTCGAGGCCGAGGTCATCGGCGAACGCGAAGCGATCGACAAGGACATGGAACTCGACCTGGCCCGCCGGGCCGAGGACCTCGAGAAGGAACTCGCCGAACTCGAAAAGGACGGCGCCAAGGACACCGAGCTGAAGGCGGCTCGTCGTCAGGCCGACAAGGACCTCGCGGAGATCCGCGAGCAGTTCGAGTTCGAGAAGGAGATTCTCGATCGGGCCTGGGACGAGTTCAAGAGCCTGTTCGGTCGTCAGATCATCGAAGACGAGATGCTGTGGCGTGAGCTGCAGGACCGCTGGGGCGACTACTTCGTGGGCGGCATGGGCGCCGACGCGATCGCCCGTCTGGTCGAGACGCTCGACTTCGACGAGGAAGAGGTCAAGCTTCGCGCCCAGATCGATCCGCCGGAAGGCGAGAAGGGTCTGTCGGCCCAGCGGAAGCAAAAGGCGATCAAGCGGTTGAAGATCGTGGCGGCGTTCAATCGTCGCGACGAGCACGGCCGTCGGATCAATGATCCCCGCGCCATGATCCTCGACGTCGTTCCGGTGATCCCGCCGGAGCTGCGTCCGATGGTCCAGCTCGACGGTGGCCGCTTCGCGACCTCCGATCTCAACGATCTCTACCGTCGCGTGATCAATCGCAACAACCGGCTCAAGCGTCTGCTCGATCTCGGTGCGCCGGAGATCATCGTCAACAACGAAAAGCGCATGCTCCAGGAGGCCGTCGACGCCCTGTTCGACAACGGTCGTCGTGGGCGCCCGGTCACCGGTCCCGGTAACCGCCCGCTCAAGTCGCTCTCCGACATGCTGAAGGGCAAGCAGGGCCGGTTCCGTCAGAACCTGCTCGGCAAGCGCGTCGACTACTCGGGCCGTTCGGTCATCGTGGTCGGCCCGACGCTCAAGTTCCACCAGTGCGGTCTCCCGAAGATCATGGCGCTCGAGCTGTTCAAGCCGTTCGTCATGAAGCGTCTCGTCGACGCCGAGCTGGCCCAGAACATCAAGTCGGCCAAGCGCATGGTCGAGCGTCGTCGCCCCCAGGTGTGGGACGTTCTCGAGGACGTCATCAAGGAACACCCGGTCATGCTCAACCGTGCACCGACCCTGCACCGTCTGGGTATCCAGGCCTTCGAGCCCGTGCTCGTCGAGGGCAAGGCGATCAACCTGCATCCGCTGGTGTGCACCGCCTTCAACGCCGACTTCGACGGGGATCAGATGGCCGTGCACCTGCCGCTGTCGGCAGAGGCGCAGGCCGAGGCCCGCGTCCTCATGCTCAGCGCCAACAACGTGCTCAGCCCGGCCAACGGCCGTCCGCTGGTCACACCGACGCAGGACATGATCATCGGTGCGTTCTATCTGACCGACATCGTCGAGGATGCCAAGGGCGCCGGCCGCGTGTTCCGCGACGTGCGTGAACTCGAGGCCGCCTACGAACGTGGTGACGTCGCCATCCACGCACCGATCCAGTTCCGCACCCCCGACCTGCTGATCAGCCCGGCCAACGGCGAGGCGGCGCAGTACGAGCCGACCACCGTCGGCCGTGTCTTCTTCAACCAGACCCTCCCGGAGGCGTACCCCTACGTCAACGAAAAGGTCGGCAAGAAGCAGATGGGGGCCATCGTCGACACCCTTGCTCGCGGGTACCCGAAGCAGGAGGTGGCGATGAGCCTCGACGCGATCAAGGACACCTGCTTCAAGTTCGCCATGCGGTCGGGGCTCACCGTCTCGATCGACGACGTGGCGACGCCGACCGAGAAGGCCGAGATCCTCGACCGTCACGAGAAGATGGCCGACAAGATCGAGCAGCAGTTCCGTCGCGGCATCATCACCGATGGTGAGCGCCGTCAGATGGAGGTGGAGGTCTGGTCCGAGGCGACCGAAGAGGTCACCAACCGGATGAAGGACGGCCTCGAGAGCCAGCAGTTCAACCCGGTCAACATGATGGTCGAGTCGGGTGCTCGAGGAAACATGATGCAGGTGCGTCAGATCGCCGGCATGCGTGGCCTCGTGGCGAACCCCCGCGGCGACATGATCCCCCGCCCGATCAAGAGCAACTTCCGTGAAGGTCTGAAGATGCTCGAGTACTTCATCGCCACGCCGGGCGCCCGCAAGGGTCTCGTCGACACGGCGTTGCGTACTGCCGACTCCGGCTACCTCACCCGTCGCCTCGTCGACGTGGCGCAGGAACTCATCATCAACGATGAGGACCCGTTCGAGCGTTCCGGTCCGGTGGGTGGCATCTGGATCGAAGACGTCATGCCCGACACCCCGAACAAGCGCACGCATCTGGAGACCAAGCTCTTCGGCCGTGTGCTCGCTGACGATGTCGAACTCGCCGATGGCTCTGTCATCGAGAAGGGCACGATGGTCGGCGACGACGAACTCGAGACCCTGCGCGACGACGAGAAGGTCACCCGCGTGCGGGTGCTCTCGCCGCTGACCGACGATTCGGCGTTCGGCATCTCGCCCAAGAGCTACGGCATGTCACTCGCAACGGGCGGCAAGATCGAGCTCGGCGAAGCGGTCGGTGTCATCGCCGCCCAGTCGATCGGTGAACCGGGTACCCAGCTGACGATGCGGACCTTCCACACCGGTGGTGTGGCGGGTGCGCAGGACATCGCCGGTGGTCTGCCCCGCGTGGTCGAGCTCTTCGAGGCCCGTACCCCGAAGGGCAAGGCCACGCTGGCCCGCACCTCCGGTGTGGTCCGTGTCGGCGACGACGACGGTCGCGGCCGTGAGGTCCTGATCATCGCCGACGACGGCGAGGAAGATGCCTACACCATCCCGTCGGGCGCTCGTCTCGAGGTCACCGACGGCCAGGAGCTGAAGGCCGGCGATGCGATCGTCGAGGGCGCACGTGATCCCAAGGAACTCCTGGAGATCAAGGGTGTCCGCGAGACCCAGAAGTACCTCGTCGACGAGGTGCAGAAGGTCTACCGGGATCAGGGCGTGTCGATCCACGACAAGCACATCGAGCTGATCGTGCGTCAGATGACCAAGCGGATTCTGATCAACGAGCCGGGCGACACCGACTTCTTGCCGGGCTACCAGATCGACAAGAAGGTGTTCGCCGACACGAACCGTCGTGTGGTCGAGGAGGGTGGCAAGCCCGCCGAGGGTCGTCCCCAGCTGATGGGTATCACCAAGGCGTCGCTCGCGACCGAGTCGTGGCTGTCGGCCGCGTCGTTCCAGGAGACCACCCGGGTGCTCACCGAGGCGGCGATCGAGTCGAAGACCGACTCGTTGCAGGGCCTCAAGGAGAACATCATCATCGGCAA